Part of the Benincasa hispida cultivar B227 chromosome 12, ASM972705v1, whole genome shotgun sequence genome is shown below.
tttattattttgtaagtaTTTTATTTTCCTGTAAATATAAACaatcatattatttaatatgtattcaatttttttaagaaaaaataaacttaatcaaatgaatttgaaataacACGTGCATTGCATTTGTTTAAAGactagtaaaataaaaaaaaaataaaagaaaggaatGAAAGTGCATGGAAGAAACACAAAACAAATGTAATTAAAAGACCCTTTCTTTAAAGCTACAAAAGTGTGGCTTAAATCTTTTtccaagagagaaaaaaggaaataagaGTACGAGCATGTCTAGAATGACTTTTTAATTGTTTAAACGAGtgtttttaaaaggaaaaaaattgaaaacatttagAAAGTCATTTGAACAAGCTAACATCAATAATAATTAggaacagttgcaaatataaacATTAGATCCAAAGTATcaacagatataacataatataaaaaaattacaaatatgaccaaatttaaattgtctatcagtgatagatcatattattagtaggagtctatcagagtctatcaacgatagaagtctatcgctatAGACTTGGGAGTCTATCGTTGATGgacttgtctatatttgtaatttttttttaaaatgatattatacatttgattattattcttaaaaatgttACCAATTGTAATTACCCTAACAATTAATTATCAATGAAGGGAATGAACTTGTTATTAATGAGAGTAGACACAATCAATTATACAGAACTATAAATAATTATACAATCAAATACAATGTTGGGCTCGGCAGAAATAACAGAAGACATTTACCAAGTTAAAAATGCAACCTTTTAGGAGCCCTAAAACCAATTGAATGATATCATTCATTACATACTATTTAGTCCATATAGTAAACAATATTTACAATAGAATGGCGTTTGTTTAGAGGTGAGATGATCAATTTGGCATGGCATATATTTTGGTCCATTCTCTTGCAATCTTACTGTAATTAAGCCAATTATCGAGGTACATTGTAGAAGCTTCGTTAATGGAGCCTTGAGGAATTGGGTTTGAAAGGATTGAGCATATTGAAAGTAGAAGTTTCTCAATAGTCAATGCTGAAGACCAATTTTCATTCAATATGTCCATAAAAATGGTTCCATCTGACCCTACATTTGGATGGAATATCTGTTGCAATCAAAGAAACATACATGGAAGTTCTTCTTAGTAGAGATAATGAGGAAGGAGAAAGGCAAATCTATTCTTTATACAAAGTACATAAGTGTCAAAATTAAGGTCGCGTTTGATAATCATTAGACACTATTTCCACCTTGTTACCTAATTTTCAATaaaccaagctaaattttgaaaattaaaaaaaaataactttttaaaaatttgtttttgtttttgaaatttgactaaaaattctaTATATTCTCCTAAAATCTGGTAGGTTTagcaaattaaaattttaaacatcaaactctaaaataaaatatgacaaTACTCTAATTATAGTCATCAATGGTTTATAAGgtttaaagaaatatatactATAGgtatacatttaaattttaaatttctcaagaagttctttggaaaaatatatttataatatgttaaaagtgcattgttctttttttctttttctttttatttgttttaagtAACATAATCTACTAACATAGTACAAATAAGATAAAATCCTCAACTTACCTACCATGAAAAGATATACTTTtaatcctaaaaaaaaataaataaataaataaataaaactgtGAACCCAtactttgtttaaaaaataatcttcaactttcaaaattttagtaacccttcaactttattaaaaaaaagtttttaaaaaatattcttatcattaatttttttatggaaTTTTCATTAGTatgttatttcaaatttttaataatatttctaaactttcaaaaatttcattaaaactcttaaacatttttaaaaaatacttttatcgTTAATATATGAATGGAAATCATTAGTatcttatttcaaaaatattcttgaatttttaaatattacattaaaTCCCTCAtcctttaaataaaaaaattatgaacaaaAGTACAAAAAAACAAATGTTAAAATCTCTCTTTTATGTTTGATCTATGGCCCCACACTTCctattttccctctttttttttctctttcttcttcttcctattttcCATTCTCAAGTACGTAAAACTACCTCCTTCAATCAAGGTGTATTGGTTATAACGTAAAGAAAAGACATTAATGGTACGAGAACCACTAATAAATTTCAAGacttaaacattttaaaaaattgtacgTTGGTAGTTGAGTGTGAGAATACGTCATTTGGGTTTAATACACTAGAAGACAGACACGTTGAAAATTTATATCATAACTTTGAAGATAATTAGtagaatgaaaagaaagaaaacatgagcattaccaaatttttttttttgcattgaaGATTTTGTTGATCCATTTTGTAGTTCAAATTAGTCTATTTGTTGTGATCAATTAAGAGCATTCCCTATGATCGAAAATGATATTCCTTTTTCGACTCTTTTTTGTATCTAGTGATTCATCGCTTTGCTTAGCTTTGATTAGAGTTAATTATATTAGGACTTTATAAAATTGTGtgagattttataattttaagtttttgGTCTTATTTGGCTGATGAGATTGGTGTAAGAATTGGCCatgtgaaaaaaatatatataactttataacttaaaaaaaaaaaagactattttGGTGTTGAAAATTTTCATACATAAGTTAGATAGTttctttgatttatttaaaatgttaatatgtaaaaatagAGGGAAAAAATTAGGAGGAATGGAGAAAGTTTTGGTATTGAATAAGCGAGGTGCATGAGAAATGAAACATGTTAGATATCATAAATTGAAATAGAGCCagaagagaaatgaaagaaagagGTGATAAAGTATAAATCAATGGTTTCCATCCAAATATTACCATATAAGagaactttttatttatttctttaaaaaaaatattaagaataTTAATGCAACTTCTTCAAGAGTATTTTGGAGAGGTGAGAAAATGTAGATTAACGGTTCAAgatagtattttttaaacaatgtaCTAGTAGCTTTCATTAAGAGTGcaacaaaaaaccaaaagtttaataaattaaatcaatccaaGCCTTCactaatttgatttgattttttagtataatattgGACATATTGGTTTGTAATTAGaggaaacaaaaaattattgatttggcttagttttcgttgaaaaccaatcaaaatcaaatttaaccaatgatatatataatataaacctTAAAATAGACAAtgtattatttgaaatttttagtATATTACTTTAAAGAGACTGGCCAACTTTTGAGTTGAAGAAAACATCATGTTAAAATCTTGATGGGATCTAAAATCgaaaatcaaatcaatataaaacatgaatgataaaaaaaaaaaaaatcgaaccatttttgtcattattgGACATCAATTTGATTTCCTATTTTTTAAACCAAGATCAACCATTTGGTACTCGATTGACTTCAAAATCCAGGAAATTTAACCCACTATCATCTCTAGTTTCATTCATATACTAATGGCAAAAACATtctgattaaaatattattttggtccctatattttgaagtttataCAGTTTTAATCCTACGCTTTCAAATGTCTAgttttagttcttatatttcgagtaaatgtaaaatttttcGAGTAATAGTTTATAGTACATTTTtcattacatttttattttgaaaaaaaaaattagaggttaaatttaataattacaaaaagtaaCTAAAATTAGGAGTAAACAAACTAaagttaaataaattttaaggtATAGAgacaaaaatgatattttaacctaaatttttctaaaagtaataagatattaataaaaatttgaaagttttttgGCAATTTTAAAACCAAACATTTAACAATAGGTTAGTTTTTCCAAAATGCGATTCCGAAAcaggccaaaaaaaaaaaggatttaatataaaatgaCGAAAATGGACATAACTAACCTTGGTTAGAAACTTGATGTAGGGAGGTCTTAAGGGGTAGTTGGAGGGAAATtgaattgaaagttgaaaaatacCCCCTTCATAGCAAGAACAAGCAGGCCCAATCACAACCCCTTCCCACCGGAAAATATCGTCGCCCACCGGTCCGAAACTGCAGTGCGTCGCCGCCTCCTCGTTCATCGCTCTCAACTCATTCTCAATCCGATACATCGCACTagatttttcttcatttccGCTTCCACCGTCGCCGATCGAAATCGGCCAGATCGGCGACGGCGAAGGATTTGGCTGGGGAGAGAGTGTGTCGGAGATCGGTTGAGGAGGGGAGTAGAGGCGGCGGTAGGCGGAGGAAGAGGAGGGATTTGAAGAGAAGCAACGGCGGAGACGGGAAGGAAACATGGCGCGGCggaaagaagaaaattggatGGAGATTGTGAAGAGAGGAGTTTAGAAAAATggtaagaaaaaaaagtgttatATAAGCGTTTACTTGACTTGACTTTTGAATTGGAAATTTTTGGCAAAATGGACCTACCATTTGTACGTGGTTGCTTCCTTCGTAGTCACCaagtttgagatttctctcctttttcttttggtACTTAACTTCGAATAAACTAAACAAGTCCCTCCAACTTAATAGAAGAACGTTTGGCCCATTACGTAGAGTTAATAAGTTTGTGATTAATATGTTAGAGTTAATAAATTTGTGTTTGTAGTATAGAGTTGCAAAATTGAGCTTCTTGATAACAATGAAAAGTTGATTAAAAAAGTAAGATGAAGTTACTTGGTAAATGTaaaaaatagagatagaggGGAAGATGGAGTTCTTTGGTAaatgtaaagtttttttttttaaaaaaaaaaaaaaagaaaaaaaaaaagaggaaatggGGTTACTCAATAAAAATGTAAGTTCAATGGCGATTAAAGTTGGGTCATTTACATATGGCCCCTAATTGGTAACAACGTACTCCCTAAATTATGGAGAATAAAAAAGTCATCCAATTTTGTCAACTCAAGCTATGACATGTCAAAGTTTTAACTTTGGAGGTTTTTGGGAATGGAGAATCGAACTCCTTTGaaattttgttcaatttatAAGCATGGTTGGAAAGAACTTAAAAAAACGGATAAATAAGTTATCATTTACCTAAAACAAGTTTGTATTGAAGGAGATATGTTATGTTGTTCGTGATTGTAAAGTATCAAgcgaagaaagaaagaaatttgcaTGGATTCCACGTATTTGTTTTGTGACACTATGTTCATATAATATCCATGTATTATATTTGTATCCATATTTTATAGAGGAGAACTAACGGTCGTACTAAAAAAAGCAAAAGATTAAGagtcatttgataatcattaaaaaacaataattatttaaaaactaatcctattttttgttttctacttTCAAAggcattttttaaattacaaaagttaataaagaaaaaaaattattataaatatgttaaattaggtaTAATGCagcattattagtgtccattgaTCATATGTCACTTACCCATTACTTCATATATTGCtcatgtgtctcaagattacacactGTTAGTGTCCATATAATTCATTtcttacttgccaaattgcctataaataacagcattttgtggattttgaaagacacatattggtgatcaattcaaaaagattggagaaaatggagaatttagagaaatttcttattttatattttgttaatttgtttatttatacattatatttaatttatgttaatattatattttattggtatttgTGTTCCAATTGTGCCCCTTAAGTTCACAATACGTTATCAGCACGTGCTTCTACTGTTTTTCCTGCTAAAGGTAGATTCTAAAGGTATGTCGATTTtttcctcttcgttataattaataaatttaatgttattttgcttatttaatatctattcgatttctaatataaatacaatattttatgatagtgttgtcatgacaaatctcacaaaattagaatttgtgaTATTAACGACAGTagttatttgtcatgggtacttgatgctGAAATTCACctagatgctatgaatcttggatAGACTATTAAATAAGGAAATATAACATCCAATTAAGacaaagcaaaaactatgattttccttcgtcatcatctccacgagggattgaaaatggagtatcttacaataaaagatccacATATCATgtggaaaaaattgaaagaaaggtatgattataaaaattaaagaaaaaaaagttattctttctgaagctcgttatgagtggatgcacttgagacTACAAgacagtaagtgattacaacttcgcattatttaaaatcagttcgatGTTGTTATtcagagagaaaattactgatgttgatatgttagataagacattttctacatttcacgTCTCGATATGCTCCTGCATCAACAATATTAAGATAAAggttttaaataatattctaaactaatttcatgtcttctcgtggtcgaacaaaataatgagttattaatgaaaaatcatgaatctcgaccaaccggaACGAcatcattccctgaagtgaatgttgtgaattttaataataatcatcgTCGAGGTCAtggtcgtggtcgaggtcgtgactgtggtagatgaagaaataattattattttcttgatgatcgttctaatcattcaaatttcagaagaaccacacaaaatgataatCGCAATGgaaaaagctccacaagataagagttcaaaaggTGTTGAAAATAAGTACTTTCaatgcggaatgactgggcattggtcacgtacctgtcatacgtcaaaacacttagttgatctctatcaagcatccctgaaggaaaaagagaaaaatgtggaagcaaattttgcatgccaggataatgacatatttgacccatctcatatgacaaatttggatgtggcagacttctttgaatctcctgaagagaaactCGACAGAATTGATGatgtttcctttgactttgaaattatctagacttaatgttgttttttttccaTCTGTATGTTTTTCCcctcttagtagatgttaacctttgtatattccaaatgttattttttttattgcaattattttcttttaataaagaaacttgaatcatttttatatgttgggtgactaaaaaatgagtaaaaaagATCTATGTCTGACAAACAGtacaactacacatacaatacttacaggTAAAATTTCTAAACTAACATTGTTGGAAACAAAAGTCAATATAATATTAGGTTCTGTAAACCTAATTGAAggatttggaaaaacaaatattcttttacctagaggaacaaaatttacaattgacaatgcattgttctctagtcaatcaaagagaaatctacttagtttcaaagatatacgttgcaatggttatcatattgagactgatagaaagaataatatggagtatctttatatcatatctaagaataatatggagtatctttatatcatatctactgtctcatatgaaaaacatatattggaaaagttgtctgctttatcttctggattatattatactcatagacgagtaattgaaacatatgcaacaatgaacctgaagttcataaatctagacatatttacaatttggcatgacaatTAAGTCATCcaaggtctataatgatgagaagaattattgagaattcaaatggacatacATTGAAGGACTAGAAGATTCtttaatctaatgaattatcatgtgatgcttgctctcaagacaAATTtatcattagaccatcaccagtgAAAGTGGAGATtaaatcacctgcatttttagaatgaactcatggtgatatatgtggacctattaacccaccaagtggaccatttagatattttatagtattaatagacgcatctagcagatggtcacacgtgtgcttattatcaagtcaaaatcttgcatttgaaaaattacttgctcaaataattaagttaagagcacaattcatgattatacaattaagaccattcgtcttaaTACTGTTGGTGAATTtgcatcccaagcttttgataattattgtatggcaattgggataagtattgaacatcttgtagctcatgttcatacacaaaatggtttagcagaatcattcataaaacgtttttagttaattgctagaccattgcttatgagagctaagcttcctacatatGTATGGGGACatactattttgcatgcagcatcacttgtacgcattaggtgTATGCCCTAgctttatgttagttgaatcaatggtcgattaattttatattacttgtgaaataatccattaacctaagatccaaggctatctgatgtaacttaaacatgtatgtggagacatacaagtcgaccatgtttaagtgataaagtaaatagtttgtagtatatggataaggttaggtgtcTTATCCTATTAACATTGttgatacgactcgctttgtagttgttgcaattgttgtaaagtactacaaatgatctgatcatgatcattcttGTAgtgacatgtgagcaggggtatcttaaaagagtttgtataaagaccaaaccatgaaatgttaagtctctttttataacgtcattgctagaagagacttacatttcaccaagatgaccataggtgacttgaccttaatcctaagtgagttttgaactcctgcctatgagggcgatcttttgatttgtatgggtgagagtggtcagattcatcaactcaataagcctaccattttgaggattcgtctaattggggagttaggaacacaactacacaaagaaggaattcacttcttccctatagttagagtaagaagataaattgctcccttaagggctgattctagggcttaaaCAATGAGGCATCTCATCCTTTCctgacccgagaggggttcagttattgttggactatgactaattgttcattaaagggatcagtggtacttaaagagttagatgtaactataggggtaaaatggtaatttgacctagttgtacatacgagcaatttgtgaatggtcaatgcactgttgattggctatatctaatggacacagaaatatatctatagtgcgaagaattcagctatcagtctttagcgAAGTggccgacagttaatgaatgttgattaatttgattaaaatggtctaattaattaatctcctatcattggagcttcaatcctatgaagcacagatacagaTATGGCTACACAatacggatacgatcggatacagcgattcatcaatttctaaaaaactaagatacggatacgtctaaggatgcgtcattttttatatattttttaatatatatatttctaaaaagcGAGGATTGTGATACgttgaaaatacattttctttttctttaaaaaaatctaggatatagataaatttagcatacaagttaataataatagcacaaaatagaatacaaacactgcaatgcaatacaaaaaaatcaacatctaagatgttgaagtacaatagttaataaaatgcaatagaaaagtgatcatattgcaaagaagaagattagagggagacgTATGAAGATAAAATGaataacttcttcattgaattgttgaagatatccaaatagtttatatttttgtggattttgtgaggactcaaatgtgaagatggagattagatgattctagccTAAGGTTTGGtcagttatttatttaatttttttccttttagtcttggactcgagtagtgagctttttaaataggttgcctagttttTTATTGGGAAatattagatgagttgcttgtcttttttctttaaaaaaaatatatgtagaaatagatacatcaaattgcgtgtcagatacgtatctggaaagatctggaagtatcggtatctgatacatgtctgatactgattctttgcctcacatgaagtatctgtggttcatagcttcaatctatagatccataagatcctctcgttagctcaatgaggactgatgggaatcaaattaactttggtttaatttgaattggtcaaattaattaaagaaaattaattgtataagatacaattaaataatgtatatagatacactataaaatataatatatgttgatacattatataattttatgagagaaataaatatttgaatgattcaaatattaattatatgaatatgatttatatgttaaaatttaatgtgaatatgatgcatattaaatttatatagtcttatgagagaaataaatatttgaatatgattcaaatattaattgtgtaaatataattcatatagaactatatgttaaaattaatatgaatatgatttatattaaatttatatagtttgatgAGAGAGGTTATTATTTggatgtgattcaaatattaaattatatgaatgtgatttatataaaaactatagttatattatatgtgataaagtatatactataggttatatgttatatgtgatataacatatagtttaatatttatatatatattaaggtagttaatatatatatatatatattaaaattcaaattttttaatttgaattttgaatttttaaaaaaatggaattatAACTCCCTCAACCCTCAATCTCATGTTTTTTAcgtaaaaaaattgaagaaagaagatgaACTGCTTCTTCTTCCTGCCTCTTCTTGTCTCTGGGTTCTACAGaaatttttcttagaaaaattcTCTCCTCCTTCCCTCGTGCCAAATTTAAGTGCAAGCTCACACCTCTGCATGGTTTTAGTCCCCGAGAATAACGGGGAAGACTCCTTAGTGGTGTCTATTCTTATTCGTTGAGTACGTGGATGCCGAGTTTGTGAGATCGGGAGAAGAAGACTCGAATTGGAGAGGAGCACAAAGAATTGGTCTTCAAATGTGAGTTATTTTTTAATCCCTTCCTCTCTAATTGCACAATAAAAGTATGCTTAATAGGTTTTGTTTACCCTATGTTTCTGTCCTCTAATTATTGTTCTGTAAAACAAAATTGGGACACGATGTTTTCCATTGTGAGTATTCACCTATTCTTTCAGCTTCACCTCAatgtactaagatgggtcctcaaaggaggttaggaatatatgttggatatgattcctcatcaattattaaatatcttgaacccctgatgggtgatgtatttactacacgatttgcTAATTGTcatttaatgagacaaattttccaacattaggggaaagaattaagaagttggaaaaagaaattacatggaatgcatcattattatctcatttaaatccccatacaaatcaatgtgaacttgaagtttagaagataattcatttacaaaatatagcaaatcagttacaAATGtttttatagatgcaaagaaagtaactaaatcacatataccagttgcaaatgttccattgaaaattgatatcccaacatatCAAGTTGTCgataatgagtctggaacacacCAGAAGTGTGGTAGactagtgggttccaaagataaaagtcctaaaaacaaaaaaaaaataattaatagtcaatAAGACTTGGTTGATGATGTATATACCCATGAAAAAATcattgacatgactagtgaggaaggtgaaatacctaaagataataatgagatttcaataaacaatGTCATAATggaaaaaagatggaatcgaacaAATATAGttgttgacaacatttttgcatataatgttggTCTTGAtaatatctgaaaatgaggatccttaaccaaaatctgttgaagaatgtcgacatagaaaagattagcttcaatggaaagaagcaatcgaggcagaattaaactcactttcaagaCGTCAAGTTTTGGGATCATTAGTTCGAACACCAGAAGATATGAAACCTCTAGGATAcgaatgggtatttgtgaggaaaagaaatgaaaacaatgaGGTCACAAGAAATAAAGCAAGACTAGGTGCACAAAGTTTTTCACAACCTGGTATTGATTGTGAGGAAACATATTCTCTTGTGATAGATACAATtatactaagatatttaattggtctgacttTGTATGAAAATCtgaatatgcatcttatggatatagtcacagcatatttatatggatctcttgataatgatatttaaataagaatctcataaggatttaaggttcttgaaacatataaatcaaattctcgggaattttattcaataaagttacagagatcattatatggattgaaacaatcaggatgaatgtggtacaatcacctgagtggatatttgttgaaagaatgatatcaaaacaatcaaatatatccatgtttttttataaagaaatcgcagtcaggatttgctattataactatatatgttgatgacctAAATATATTTGGGACTCTTAAAGAGTTTTCAAAgataatagaatatcttaagaaagaattcgAGATGAAAAATCTCAGAAAAACGAAATTTTGTCTTTGAAtacaaattgaacatttagcagataggatatttattcatcagtcaacttatacaggaaaagtcttgaaaagattttatatggacgaATATCTTAGTGCAACTAGttcacttatgtatcttgctaatagtACACACTattacaaaatctacattacttgacacttctagtttttaattacttgacgtttcttTAGAAAAACCGTCAAGTAATGACctgagaaaagaaaatttcaagtaaaagggttaaaaaagaaGAGATTGACGGAATGTTTTGGATATTTTTACGTGAACCATTACTTGACAAGTTTTTcatgtcaagtaatataaggtcttgTTTGACACGTTCCTcatgtcaagtataagaagctcaTACTACAAGTATAAaaagctcttacttgacatatttttcattttaagtaaaatataaaaaataatacttttttttccaataaaataacacatctcTATATCTCTTTTCAAACCGTATACTAACAAAAATCTCTTTTCAAACCCTAGCCTTCGACATGCCTCTAGTtctctcattcttcttcttcgctCCACCGCCTCGTCTCCACAAATCCTTCCTTCACTCCATCACGCTTCTGAACT
Proteins encoded:
- the LOC120092903 gene encoding ubiquitin-conjugating enzyme E2 D1-like, yielding MFPSRLRRCFSSNPSSSSAYRRLYSPPQPISDTLSPQPNPSPSPIWPISIGDGGSGNEEKSSAMYRIENELRAMNEEAATHCSFGPVGDDIFRWEGVVIGPACSCYEGGIFQLSIQFPSNYPLRPPYIKFLTKIFHPNVGSDGTIFMDILNENWSSALTIEKLLLSICSILSNPIPQGSINEASTMYLDNWLNYSKIAREWTKIYAMPN